The following proteins are co-located in the Candidatus Lokiarchaeota archaeon genome:
- the polX gene encoding DNA polymerase/3'-5' exonuclease PolX, translated as MKNPEVADLLYEIADYLEIKGVDWKPRAYRRAAGAVETLSEDIEQVAERGELKDIPGVGESIASKIAEYLETGHLEYLENLRQEMPGKLRKLMDIEGIGPKTAVKLHRELEICNIDDLQRAAEEGKIRELEGFGKKTEENILENVQMYRSHRERFLLGYMLPTAQKIVDELGKLDVVKRIELAGSIRRRKGTIGDADILVISEDPDEVMDSFVQMGEVDRILSKGDRKSTIVLGNGLQVDLLVIDEKNFGAALMYFTGSKEHNVELRKRAIEHNWKLSEYGLEERDTGEVIAQATEEDIYDKLNLQYIPPELRTNRGEIEAAAQNNLPNLVDWEDIRGDLHVHSNWSEGSHSIEEMVQKAREIGHEYIAICDHTQSLPIAQGLTDEEFQEREEEITEVNERFDDIEVLSGAEVDILPDGSLDLENDTLNDLDITVAAVHSSFKQDEDTMTERVLSAMKHEHVDILGHPTGRLVQERDPYAIDLTRIFEGAEKHGTKLEVNCFPSRLDLRDSDILKARKYDVQFSLGSDAHSIDHLRYLELGLSNARRGWLEKNQIINTQSLSELRNVLGS; from the coding sequence ATGAAAAATCCAGAAGTCGCAGACCTGTTGTATGAAATAGCTGATTATTTGGAAATCAAGGGAGTGGATTGGAAACCACGTGCTTATCGGAGGGCAGCAGGTGCGGTTGAAACGCTATCGGAAGATATTGAGCAAGTGGCTGAACGAGGAGAACTAAAGGATATTCCAGGAGTCGGGGAAAGTATTGCATCAAAAATAGCGGAATACCTTGAAACTGGGCATCTGGAGTATCTAGAGAACCTGCGACAAGAAATGCCAGGGAAGCTCCGCAAATTAATGGATATCGAAGGCATAGGACCTAAGACAGCAGTGAAGCTTCACAGAGAGCTAGAAATATGCAACATAGATGACCTACAGAGAGCGGCTGAAGAAGGAAAAATCAGAGAGCTTGAGGGTTTTGGAAAAAAGACAGAAGAGAACATCTTAGAAAACGTTCAAATGTACAGAAGCCACCGAGAACGCTTCCTCTTGGGATATATGCTCCCAACTGCACAGAAAATCGTTGACGAACTGGGCAAGTTAGATGTAGTGAAACGAATCGAGCTTGCAGGATCGATTAGAAGGAGAAAAGGCACTATTGGTGATGCAGATATTTTAGTCATATCCGAAGACCCTGACGAAGTAATGGACAGTTTTGTTCAAATGGGAGAGGTTGATAGAATTTTATCAAAAGGGGACAGGAAAAGCACCATCGTTCTTGGAAATGGACTGCAAGTTGATCTTCTTGTAATCGACGAGAAGAACTTCGGTGCAGCATTGATGTATTTCACCGGATCCAAGGAACATAATGTGGAACTGCGGAAGAGGGCGATAGAACACAACTGGAAACTGAGCGAGTATGGTCTTGAAGAACGTGATACAGGTGAAGTAATAGCTCAGGCTACTGAAGAGGACATCTACGATAAGCTGAATCTCCAGTATATCCCGCCGGAGCTTAGAACAAATAGAGGAGAAATCGAAGCAGCAGCTCAAAACAATCTGCCGAATCTGGTGGATTGGGAGGATATCAGAGGAGATTTACATGTGCATAGCAATTGGAGTGAAGGTTCCCACTCCATAGAGGAAATGGTTCAGAAGGCGCGAGAAATAGGACACGAATATATCGCCATTTGTGACCATACACAAAGCCTACCTATTGCACAAGGTCTGACGGATGAGGAGTTTCAAGAAAGGGAAGAAGAAATCACAGAGGTAAATGAACGATTTGACGATATAGAAGTCCTGTCAGGGGCAGAAGTGGATATTCTACCAGATGGGAGCTTGGATTTGGAAAATGACACACTAAACGATCTTGATATCACAGTTGCTGCGGTGCATTCTTCATTCAAACAGGACGAGGATACAATGACTGAAAGGGTGCTTTCTGCAATGAAGCATGAACACGTCGACATCCTAGGGCATCCGACTGGACGCCTTGTTCAAGAAAGAGATCCTTATGCGATTGACCTAACTAGGATTTTCGAGGGGGCTGAAAAACATGGTACTAAGCTTGAGGTAAACTGCTTCCCTTCTCGATTGGATTTGCGCGATAGTGACATACTCAAAGCGCGGAAATATGATGTTCAATTCTCACTTGGGAGCGACGCTCATAGCATTGATCATCTCAGATACTTGGAGTTGGGGTTATCAAACGCGAGGAGAGGATGGTTAGAGAAAAATCAGATTATCAACACCCAAAGTCTTTCTGAGTTAAGAAACGTTCTCGGTTCTTAG
- a CDS encoding radical SAM protein has product MEAYGPVPSRRLGQSIGINNIPPKICSYSCVYCQLGPTIHMQSERQEFYSPEEVYRKVENQVNKAQEKDERIDYLTFVPDGEPTLDANLGREINSTKRLGLKIAVISNASLISREDVREDLLDADWVSLKVDAASESMWRKVNRPHGKLNHEDILEGIKTFADVYDGELATETMLVTDLNEKTDEAQRIAEFLSEVKPEESYVAIPTRPPAEPWAKAPTEPAINEVYQIFSEKLSHVEYLIGYEGNAFAFTGNFEQDILNITSVHPMREEGVDSLLSKAGEQWDTVHRLINEEKLVETEFEGNKFYMRALESSHK; this is encoded by the coding sequence ATGGAAGCCTATGGGCCAGTCCCTTCGCGAAGATTAGGACAGAGTATTGGAATAAACAATATCCCACCCAAAATCTGTAGCTACTCCTGTGTTTATTGTCAACTCGGACCAACAATACATATGCAGTCAGAACGTCAGGAGTTCTATTCGCCAGAGGAAGTCTATAGAAAGGTAGAGAATCAAGTCAACAAAGCACAGGAGAAGGATGAACGTATTGACTACCTCACCTTTGTACCGGATGGCGAACCAACCCTTGATGCAAACCTTGGAAGGGAGATAAACTCAACCAAGAGATTAGGATTGAAGATTGCTGTGATATCCAATGCATCGCTAATTTCCCGTGAAGATGTTAGGGAAGACTTGCTTGATGCGGACTGGGTGTCCCTAAAGGTTGATGCAGCCTCAGAATCTATGTGGCGCAAAGTGAATAGGCCACACGGGAAGCTGAATCATGAGGATATTCTAGAGGGAATTAAGACATTTGCAGATGTGTATGACGGAGAGCTTGCAACAGAAACGATGCTAGTCACCGATCTCAATGAGAAAACCGATGAAGCTCAAAGGATTGCCGAATTCTTATCAGAGGTAAAGCCCGAGGAATCTTACGTTGCAATCCCTACAAGACCTCCCGCGGAGCCATGGGCCAAAGCTCCAACTGAGCCAGCGATAAATGAAGTATATCAAATCTTCAGTGAAAAGCTGAGCCACGTCGAGTACCTGATTGGTTATGAGGGAAATGCATTCGCATTTACAGGCAATTTTGAACAGGATATACTCAATATTACATCCGTGCATCCGATGCGAGAAGAAGGAGTGGATTCGTTGCTCTCAAAAGCTGGAGAGCAGTGGGATACTGTTCATAGATTGATAAATGAAGAGAAACTTGTTGAAACAGAGTTTGAAGGGAATAAGTTCTACATGCGTGCATTGGAGAGTAGTCACAAATAA
- a CDS encoding pyridoxal-phosphate dependent enzyme yields MSQLSHIPRVRRAFLPTPIHELRNLASSLEINNLYIKRDDLTGIGAGGNKTRKLEFVVGKAIEQGADTLVTVGALQSNHCRQTAAFAANLGLRCVLLLGGNEPESSKGNHMLDGLLGAEIKYYEDVGFEELHERLDDVVDTLCELGLSPYAIPAGAATATGCLGYVQAMLELREQMIDKKLNIDKIIIPVGTGGTLAGMLAGAEVAEMDIDIVGVSVLFNTEDCHSRISTLLDQMHKKYPDTIPETRRAIQIDDTFLDEGYGVITSGVRSTIGTFAKMDGVILDPVYTAKAGLALMRMAMIDELEKNESILFWHTGGLPATFAHSEALTT; encoded by the coding sequence ATGTCACAGCTATCTCACATACCGCGTGTACGTCGAGCCTTTCTTCCAACACCAATCCACGAACTCCGTAACCTAGCGAGTTCATTGGAAATCAATAACCTCTACATCAAGCGAGATGATCTTACCGGAATAGGTGCGGGGGGCAACAAGACACGGAAACTTGAATTCGTTGTTGGAAAAGCAATTGAACAGGGTGCTGACACGCTTGTTACAGTTGGTGCACTACAAAGCAATCATTGTAGACAAACGGCGGCCTTTGCGGCTAACTTGGGACTCCGGTGTGTATTATTACTTGGAGGCAATGAGCCCGAATCCTCTAAAGGCAATCATATGCTAGACGGTTTGCTCGGGGCAGAAATCAAGTATTATGAAGATGTAGGATTTGAGGAACTGCATGAGCGACTCGATGACGTTGTCGATACATTATGCGAATTAGGCCTAAGCCCCTATGCTATTCCAGCCGGTGCTGCTACTGCAACGGGATGTCTTGGCTATGTTCAAGCAATGCTAGAACTAAGAGAACAGATGATCGATAAAAAACTGAATATCGATAAAATCATCATACCTGTAGGAACTGGCGGAACTCTAGCAGGTATGTTAGCTGGAGCTGAAGTAGCTGAAATGGACATTGATATTGTCGGTGTTAGTGTGCTTTTTAATACGGAAGACTGCCACTCTCGCATCTCAACACTTCTTGATCAAATGCACAAGAAATACCCAGATACAATTCCTGAAACCAGAAGAGCGATTCAAATAGATGATACTTTCCTCGACGAGGGATATGGTGTAATAACCAGCGGGGTACGAAGCACGATTGGGACATTCGCCAAGATGGATGGAGTTATTCTCGACCCTGTATATACTGCCAAGGCTGGACTGGCACTGATGAGAATGGCCATGATTGATGAGCTAGAGAAGAATGAATCAATTCTCTTCTGGCATACTGGGGGGCTTCCAGCTACTTTTGCACACTCAGAAGCTCTGACCACATGA
- a CDS encoding methyltransferase domain-containing protein: MQELRCLIVEYYDFNPFLADSWLSTQVYDSANVGEISEDLCTSHSRCIFVVELDLNLRAKMFNRKASKPENQPEQVVESLGLKEGDCVADIGSGGGYFTMRFAKRVASQGTVYAVDTDADMLDYVKETSEKEGLANVETVLVTPSEIDLPRKGLDLVFTRNAYHHLENPVGYFTSLKHFLKPNGRVAILEYRKAGGIFRRIFGHYVEKKQIVQDMKGAGYQLQEEFDFLPEQSFTIYSPNNE; this comes from the coding sequence ATGCAGGAACTGCGGTGCCTCATTGTAGAGTATTACGATTTCAACCCATTTCTAGCGGATTCATGGTTGAGTACTCAAGTGTATGATAGTGCAAATGTTGGAGAAATCTCGGAAGACTTATGCACTAGTCATTCTCGTTGCATATTCGTGGTCGAATTGGATTTGAATCTCAGAGCCAAGATGTTCAACAGAAAAGCTTCGAAGCCTGAAAATCAGCCTGAACAAGTTGTTGAATCGCTAGGCCTTAAGGAAGGGGATTGTGTTGCTGATATCGGATCCGGTGGCGGCTATTTCACAATGCGCTTTGCCAAAAGGGTGGCTTCACAAGGTACCGTATACGCAGTGGATACAGATGCGGATATGTTAGATTATGTGAAAGAAACATCCGAGAAAGAGGGGTTAGCGAACGTTGAAACCGTTCTTGTAACCCCATCAGAGATTGATTTGCCCAGAAAAGGTCTTGATCTTGTTTTCACAAGAAACGCATATCACCACCTAGAGAATCCAGTTGGATACTTCACCAGTCTCAAGCACTTTCTGAAGCCTAACGGACGGGTCGCAATTCTTGAATATAGAAAAGCAGGGGGAATCTTTAGAAGAATCTTCGGGCACTACGTTGAGAAAAAGCAGATAGTGCAAGATATGAAAGGCGCAGGCTACCAACTTCAAGAAGAGTTTGATTTCCTGCCCGAACAGTCCTTCACCATCTATTCGCCAAACAACGAATAA